Below is a window of Leisingera sp. S132 DNA.
GGACATGAGCAGCATCGTTCCGGCCATCTCCGGCCCGAAACGTCCGCAAGATTATGTGCCGCTGACCAACGCCAAGGCTGCCTTCCGCCAGGAGATGGAAGAGACCTTCAAGCGTCCGATGTGCAAGGAAGTCGCCGTCAAGGGCGAAGACTACACTATGGAATCGGGCAAGGTCGTGATTGCCTCGATCACCTCCTGCACCAACACGTCCAACCCCTATGTGATGATCGGCGCGGGCCTGGTTGCGCGCAAGGCAGCTGCCCTGGGCCTCGACCGCAAGCCCTGGGTCAAAACCTCGCTGGCACCGGGTTCGCAGGTGGTGTCCGCCTATCTGGAGGCCGCGGGCCTGCAAGAGGATCTGGACAAGGTCGGCTTCAACCTCGTGGGCTACGGCTGCACCACCTGCATCGGCAACTCCGGCCCGATCCAGCAGGAGATTTCCGAGGCGATTGCCGAGGGCGACCTGGTGGCAACCTCCGTGCTGTCGGGCAACCGCAACTTCGAAGGCCGCATCAGCCCCGATGTGCGCGCCAACTACCTGGCCTCGCCGCCGCTGGTTGTCGCCTATGCGCTGGCCGGCACTATGGACATCGACCTGGCGTCCGACGTGATCGCACAGGACAAGGACGGCAACGACGTCTACCTGAAGGACATCTGGCCCTCGACCCGGGAAGTTGCGGAGCTGGTCGAGCAGACCGTCACCCGCGAAGCCTTCCAGTCGAAATACGCCGACGTCTTCAAAGGCGACGAGAAGTGGCAGGCGGTTGAAACCACCGACGCGGAAACCTATGACTGGCCCGCGACCTCGACCTACATCCAGAACCCGCCCTACTTCCAGGGCATGGGCACCGAGCCGGGCACCATCTCGAACATCGAGAACGCCAAGGTTCTGGCGGTTCTGGGCGACATGGTCACCACCGACCACATCTCGCCCGCGGGCTCCTTTGCCACCACCACGCCTGCTGGCCAGTACCTTCTGGAGCGTCAGGTGCAGCCGCGTGAATTCAACTCCTACGGCTCACGCCGCGGCAACCACGAGATCATGATGCGCGGCACCTTCGCCAACATCCGCATCAAGAACGAGATGCTGGACGGCGTCGAGGGCGGCTACACTAAAGGCCCCGACGGCGAGCAGACCTCGATCTACGACGCTTCGATGGCACATCAGGCCAATGGCACCCCGCTGGTGGTGTTCGGCGGTGAACAGTACGGCGCCGGCTCCTCGCGCGACTGGGCGGCCAAAGGCACCGCACTCTTGGGCGTCAAGGCAGTGATCGCCGAGTCGTTTGAGCGTATCCACCGCTCCAACCTGGTTGGCATGGGCGTGATCCCGTTCGAATTCACCGCTGGCGACACCCGCAAGTCGCTGGGCCTGACCGGCGATGAAACCGTCTCGATCAGCGGCCTGGACACCATCCAGCCGCTGCAGGAAGTGCCCTGCTCGATCACCTTTGCCGACGGGTCCGTGAAGGAAATCACCCTGAAGTGCCGCATCGATACCGCGCCGGAGATCGAATACATCGAACACGGCGGCGTGCTGCACTACGTGCTGCGCAACCTGGCCAAGTCGTAAGGCCTGCCAGTTCCAAGCTTTTGAGCATGCACCCCGTGGGGTGCATGTTTTTCTTCTGTCTGTCAAAAATTGCCCGCGGCCTGCATCGGGCAAGCCAGCAAGATATCGTAAAAAGAAGTGTATCCTGTATACACCCATTAGGTGAATCGCCGGAGCCTTTTACCGGCTGTACCGTTCAGTTTACCTGTGCAAATGTCTATTCAAAATACAGGTTAAGAACCCGAGCGGTTCGCTGAAAGGCTGGACGCCCATATGAAAGAGGCTGCTTTTGCAATTGTTTACCCGGACATTGATACTTTCGATGATCATGCAGAGGCCGTTCTGAAAATGCTTCCGGACACCCTGGCCTTCCCCGGCTGCCTGGAAGCGCACGTCGGTGTGAACCACGACCGTTTCGAGATTGCTGTCTTTCATTTGTGGGAGTCACCGGAACATTTGGAGCAATACCTGAACTGGCGGGCCGATCGCGGTGATCTGGACGCGCGGAGCGCCACCATGCGCAAAGAACAGGATTTCCGCACCTATACCGTCCCCTGACAGGCGGCTGCACAGGACCTGTTCGGATCTGCTGCCTTGCCTGCGGCTTTCTGTATTGGGAGACTGCAACCATGAAATACACAGACAGCATCAGCGGCTATCACGCCCATATCTATTTCAACTCCGCGACAGCGGAACAGGCCCGCAATCTTTGCCAGCAGGCTGCCGAACATTTCGGCGTCGGGATGGGCCGCGTGCACGAAAAGAACGTCGGCCCGCACCCCATGTGGTCTTGCCAGCTCGCCGCAACGCCGGAACAGTTCACCGCGCTTCTTCCGTGGCTCGCGCTGAACCGGAACGGTCTGATTGTCTTTGCCCATCCCGAAACCGGAGAGGATCTGGCTGATCACCGGGACCACGGAATCTGGCTGGGCACCGGTCTGGAACTGGACCTGAGTATTTTCAAATGAACGCCATCGCAAATTTACCGGAAATTTCCGGGTTGCTGGAAAACTACCGGCACTCACAAGATCCGGAGGCTTCGATGGCGGAAGCTGTAGTTATTGGAATGCACCCCCGGCCCGGGAAGTTCGAAGAGCTGGCAAAGCTTATTAAACAGATGGTGGAAGAGGTCCGGAAACACGCCGGATGCCTGCAGGCAGAAGCCATGCTGGCGCCGGACCGGAACGAAATCGCCGTGTTTCAACGGTGGGAAACCACAGAGGCCTTCAGCGAGTATCTGATCTGGCGGTCCAAGCAGGACCACCTGGAACGGGTTTATGAACTGTCGGCCGATGAACCGGAATTCAGCAGCTTCACGCTGATTACCCCGCCGGCGGCTTCGCCCACCGATTACTGAGCTGCGGCCTTTTCCATCGCCGGGCGCAAGGTGCTGTCAATCACCCGCTGCGTGATTGGCCCGGCAAACCGCAGCACAATCTTGCCGTTGCCGTCCACCACATAGGTTTCGGGAACGCCGTAAAGACCCCAGTCGATAGCCATCCGGCCTTTCTCGTCCCGGCCTATCGCGGAATAAGGGTCGCCCAGCTCGTTCAGGAATGACTCGGCATTGGCGAGCTGATCCTTGTAGTTGACTCCGTAGATCGGGATGCCCTCCTGCGACAGAGCTTCAAGGTTCGGATGCTCGGCGCGGCAAGGGGCGCACCAGCTGGCCCAGTAATTCACCAGCTTTACCGTGCCGTCGCGCAGCGTGGCATCGCTGAACATCTCCTTGCCCGGAAATTCATCCAGAACCACCGGCGGCGCTGGCTGGCCTTCGCGGGCAGACGGCAGGCTGTTGGGATCCTCACGGAACATACCCACCAGCGCCAGACCGACAAATCCTGCAAACACGACGCCAGGAACCGCCATCAGCGGAGAAATCTTAGCCATTGCGCTTCATCCGGGTTTCAAGGGTTTCCATCTCCCGGCGCACCTTGCGGCCGCGCAGGATCGTCAGCACCACCAGTGCCGCCAGCAGCAGCAGCGAGGCTCCATAGGCCGACAGCACCGTATCGGCGTATTTTCCTAGATCGGGCATCAGGCCTCCAGCCGTTCGCGCGCCATCAAAGCCTTGATGCGGCGGGCGCGGATTTCAGTTCCGGTGCGGTAAAGCACCAAGGCAAGGAACAACAGCACAAACCCTGCCATGCAGACGTAGAGCGGCGAAGAGAAAGCATCGTGCACGTTCTCCTTCTCATCCAGTGACAGCGACGCCCCCTGATGCAGCCCCTGGTTCCAGAAGTTCACTGCATAGCGGCTGAGGACGGCAAAGACCGATCCCACCAGGCAGAGGATCGACGTGAGGTCGGCCGCGGTATCCGGGTTGTCGATTGCTTCCCACAGGGCGATATAGCCAAGGTAGAACAGGAACAGCACCAGAAAGGACGTCAGCCGCGGATCCCAGGCCCACCAGGTGCCCCACATCGGCTGGCCCCAGATCGCGCCGGTAATCAGGGCAATCACGGTCATGATCACGCCGACTGGTGCAGCGGCGCGGGCCGCCAGCGCGCTGACATGATGGCGGCGGATCACCCAGACCAGCGAGGCGACCAGCATCATGAACCACGCATTGATCGCCATCAGCGCCGAGGGCACATGCAGGAAGATGATCTTGACGGTGGAGCCCTGCCGGTAGTCATCCGGCGTAAAGAAGAACCCCCAGACAAGGCCAACGGTGATCAGCACCGCAGAGCTGATCCAGAGGGCCGGCATCACCTTTTCGGAGGTGGCCAGAAACTTCTTCGGGTTGGCGTATTCCCAGATCGACATGGTGGCTATTTAGCTCTTGTTCTCGGGTTTCTCAATTCACGGGTCCGGCAATTTTCCTAGCGCAAATTGACGCGCAGGACGGCGGCGCTGGCAAAGGGCAGCAAAGCGATGGAGGCGGCAGAGATGCCAGCCAGCAGCAACAACGGAGTCTGCACCGCCATGCCTTCGGCACCACGGCGGGCGACCTCGGAGCCGAAGATCAGCGTCGGCACATAGAGCGGCATCACCAAGAGCGACATCAAGAGGCCGCCGCGTTTCAGGCCTACGGTGAGGGCCGCGCCGAAGGTGCCGATGACGGACAGCGCAGGCGTGCCCAGCAGCAGGGAGATCACCAGCCATAGAAAGCCCTGCAGCGGCAGGTTCAGCAGCACCCCCAGCACAGGTGCTGCAAGAACCAGCGGCAGGCCGGTGGTGATCCAATGCGCCAGCGCCTTGATCGTGACGGTGCTTTCCAGCGGCAGCGGCGCAGTGGCCAGGAGGTCGAGCGAGCCGTCCTCCCAGTCCAGCGCCAGCAGACGGTCAAGCGACAGCAGGCACGCAAGCAGCGCCCCCAGCCACAGCACGCCCGGGGCGATGCGGGCCAGCAGTTCGGACTGCGGGCCGACGGAGAACGGCACCATCACGGTCACGATCAGAAAGAACGCAAGACCGAGGCCAAATCCGCCGCCCGCGCGGAAAGCCAGTTTCAGATCCCGCAGAAGAAGCGCAATCACAGGAAGCCTCCGTCAAAATCGTCGATCTCCGGCGGCTTGGCCTTGTAGGGGCCGGCATCCAGAACCTCAGCCTCCAGCCCCAGATCAATATGGGTGGCAATCAGGGCAGAGCCGCCCTGCCCCAGATGCGCCCGCACGGCATCCGCGAACATGGCAACGGAGTTCACATCAAGGCTCACTGTCGGCTCATCCATGATCCAGATGGGGCGGCCTGTCACCAGCATCCGGCTAAGGCCAAGACGGCGTTTCTGGCCGGCGGACAATGCGCCCGCCTGCCGGTCGCGCAAGCTTTGCAGATCGAACCCGTCCAGCGCCTGTTCAATACCGCCCCGGCCAAAGACGCTGGCCCAAAAGGTCAGGTTTTCTGCCACTGTCAGCGTCGGCTTCAGCCCGTCGGAATGCGCGGCGTAGGCAATCTGGTCCTCTGCGCCCTCAACCCGGCCCTTCAGCGGCGGCTGCAGGCCTGCAACGGTGCGCAAGAGCGTGGTCTTACCGATGCCATTGGGGCCGCGCAGGATCAGCGCCGTGCCGGGCTCCAGCGCAAAGCTCAGGCCCTCCAGCACCGGGATGCCGCCGCGGGCCACGCCCAAATCCGTCACAGTCAATGTCATGAGGTTCGCTTATCCCATTGCTCCGGCGCATGAAAAGACCATTCAGCAGATGCCCGCTTTGCGGCAGGTCAAATACATCAGAAATTCATCTTCAGACCGGCAAGGCGGCCAAAGCAATCCTGCGTCCTTCGGACAACAACACATTGTAAGTGCGGCAGGCAGCAGGTGAATTCATTGCCTCGACGCCCAGCCCCGCGTCCTCCAGCGCTATACGCAACTCCGCAGGAATATGGGCGATCTCAGGCCCGGTGCCGATGAACAGCACGTCCACCTCTCCGGCCAGCGCCAGCAGCGGCGCGGCGTCGGCCATGCCGTCCCAGGCCGCCGTGCCCGCAGCTGACGTCAGCACGCCGCCCTGATGCACCTGACCGCCGATGCGGAAGAACCCCTCGCCATAGCCGTCTATGGGCTGCGCATCGGAATAGATCACTTCGTTCAGGCGCATGGGCGGTCCTTTCAGTCAAATACCGGGAGGCTGGATAACACGGCCAGCGCAATCACGAAATAGGAGGCAAAGCGGTAGATCTTCTCGAGCTTGGGATCAAACAGCGCCTTGCCGGTGAGCGTGGTAATTATGTAGGGGATGCCCAAAAGACAGGCCAGTAATACTGCCTTGAGGCTGGCCATGCCGCCGAAGATCAGATTGGCCGCGATCACCACGTCCAGCGCCGCCAGGAACACGATCGTGTTGGCCCGCACCCGCGCCACGTCGCGCACGTTGGCGAGGTAGAAAACGATGATCACCGGACCGGTAAGGCCTGTCATGCCGCCAACAACGCCTGCTGCTCCACCGATGGCGAACCGCCCGTGCCAGCCAAGCTTGCCCTGCCAGCGCCAGCCGGAGACCACCGCGGCCAAGGTGATACCGATCACCCCGGCGGCAACCCACCGCAAGGTCAGCGGATCCATCTTCGACATGATCCACAAACCCGCAGGCACGGTGACCGCAGCGGCCATCGACAAGGCGCCAACCTCCGCCCTGTCCGCTTTGCTCCAGGCCTGCGGGAACAGGGTAATGGTGGAAAACACCCCCATCAGCACCATCAGGAACACCACATCCGCCGAGGGCAGGAACTGGGCGCCAACGGGCACAAAGATCATCGCGGTGCCAAAACCAGTGAAGCCGCGGACAAGACCCGCGGCTCCAATGGTTGTCAGCAGCCAGAACAGCCCCGGCGTCTGCAGGGCTGCCTGAAAGGCCTCAGGCATCGATGTTGCCGAACTGGTTGCCGGTGGTGTTTGCCTGTTTCGACCAGTCGCGCTTCACCCCCAGCTTCAAGAGGATGGTGGAAGCGACGAAGACCGACGAGTAGGTCCCGACAATAACGCCCCAGATCATCGCAAAGACGAAACCGCGGATCACGTCGCCGCCCAGCACATAAAGCGAGATCAGCGCCAGCAGCGTGGTGACGGAGGTCATCATGGTCCGGCTAAGCGTTTCGTTGATCGAGATGTTCAGAACCTCGGCCAGATCCTTTTTCTTGTAGCGGCGCAGGTTCTCGCGCACCCGGTCGAACACAACCACGGTATCGTTCAACGAATAGCCGACGATGGTCAGCAGCGCCGCAATGATGGCCAGGTCAAACTTGATCTGCAGCTCCGAGAACACCCCGATGGTCAGCACCACGTCATGCACCAGCGCAGCCACCGCGCCGAGCGCGAACTGCCATTCAAACCGCAGCCAGATGTAGACCAGCACCGCCGCAATCGCGAGCACAACCGCAATCACCGCAGTCTGGATCAGCTCACCCGAGACCTTGGGGCCAACGGATTCGACCGAGACGATTTTAAAGTTCGAATATTCGAAGCCAACTTTTGAAATTGCTGCGTTTTGAGTTGCGATACTCTTGATTTTCTCCCGCAGGTCAAAGGCACTTCCTGCTGGGAACTCAAAGACCATCTCCGCATCCAAAGAATTTTTACCTCCAATGGGACTTAGAGCATCAGCAAGGATGCCGGCACTCTCAACATCGCCTTCAAAGACTGCCACTAGATCGCTTCCAGTTGCATTGCCTAGAGAATGTGCCACGTTTTCAATTAGCTCGCCGGAGATGGCCTCGCCTTCGTCCTGCGCCTGGATACGGATCATGGCAACATGCTGATCCTCCTCGAAGGCCGGATCGAACACCTCTGTGATCGACACATCACCCAGCCCGTGCGTCGCCAGCGCATCACGGTAGGCGCCCACATCCACGGCCTCAACCGCCTCGGTCCGGATGGTCGTGCCGCCCCGGAAGTCGATGCCGAAGTTCAACCCCTGCAGCAGGAAGGAGGCAAAGCCCACCACCATCATCAGAGCAGAAATGCCCAGCCACAGCTTGGCGCGTTTGAAGAAATCGAAGGAGGTTTCCTCGGGAACAAGTCTCAGCCGCATATCACACCTCAATCGTTTTCGGACGGCGCCGTTCAAACCACATGACGATCATCAGGCGGGTCACAAAGATCGCGGTGAACACCGAGGTCAGAATGCCCAAGCCCAGGGTGATCGCAAAGCCGCGCACCGGGCCGGAGCCCATGGCGAACAGGATCACCGCGGTGATGAAGGTGGTGATGTTGGCGTCGAGAATGGCGCTGAGCGCCTTGGAGTAGCCTTCGTCGATGGCCTTGGCCGGGCCGCGGCCCGCCTTCAGCTCCTCGCGGATGCGTTCAAAGATCAGCACGTTGGCGTCCACCGCCATGCCGACGGTCAGAACGATACCTGCAATGCCCGGCAGCGTCAGGGTGCCGCCAATCAGGCTGAGCATGCCAAAGATCAGCGCGATGTTCAGGATCAGCGCCACGTTGGCGAAGAGACCGAACAGGCCATAGCTGAGGCCCATGAACACCAGCACCGCAACAAAGGCCACGATGGTCGCGATCTTGCCCGCGTCGATGCTGTCCTGGCCCAGTTCCGGGCCGATGGTCCGCTCTTCCAGGAAGTCCAGACCTGCAGGCAGCGCGCCAGCACGCAGCAGGATTGCCAGGTTGGTGCTTTCCTCAACGGTGAAGTTGCCAGTGATGATGCCGGAACCGCCCGGAATGTGCGACTGGATCACCGGAGCGGAGACCACCTCGTCATCCAGCACGATGGCGAAGGGAAAGCCGATGTTCTCGGCGGTGTAGTCGCCGAACCGGCGCGCACCGGAGGTGTTGAAGCGGAAGGTCACCGCAGGGCGGCCATTCTGATCAAACGACGGCTGCGCATCCACAAGGTCCTCGCCGGTGACAACTGCGGCGGCCTCGATAGTGTAGTAGAATCCCTCTTCGTCCAGCGAAGGAACAACCTTGTTGCCGATACCCGGCACTGCGTCCGCGTCACTACCGCGGCCCACAACCGGGTTGAAGGTCAGTTGTGCGGTCGTGCCGATAATCGCCTTCAGTTCAGAAGCGGAACCGATGCCCGGAACCTGGATCAGGATGCGGTCGGCGCCCTGGCGCTGGATGGTCGGCTCGCGTGTTCCGACCTCGTCGATCCGGCGGCGGATGATCTCCAGCGACTGACGCACGGTCCGGTCGTCGGAGGCAAGTTTTTCTGCCTCACTGAGCTGAACAACCAGAATGTCGCCCTCAGCCGAAACTTCGATGTCATTGGCGCCTACTCCGGTCAACGTAGTAATCGGATTGGCCAGGCCGCGCACCACTTCCAGCGCGCGGGCCATACCGTCGGGTTTGGAGATTTTCAGGCGAATCTGGTCCGCAGGGCCCGGCTGACGGCGGAAGGTGCCGACGGTATCACGCTCTGGCCGCAGTGCATCGCGCACCTCCGGCCACAGCGCGTCCATCCGCGCTTCATAGACATCTTCGACCTGAACTTCGGCCAGCAGATGCGCGCCGCCGCGCAGGTCAAGGCCGAGGTTCACCAGGCCCGACGGCAGGAAAGACGGCCACTGGCCAGCAATTTCCAGCCGTTCCGGTGTTTCACCCTTGGCGATAATATCGGCGGCCGCGTCGTTGGCCTGTTCGACGCGGGTATAAAACCCGTTTGGCAGGGCAAGCATGATACCAGCTGCGCATACCAGCCAGATCAGCACCCTCTTCCAGAGATCAATTTGCAGCATTGCCCTGCCTTTTCAGATGGTTGTTAAGGGCGCTCAGGCTGCCGGCTCGGTCTTGCTCAGAACCTGGGCAATGGTCGCCTTGACCACGCGCACCTTGACGCCATCCGCGATCTCGACCTCGATCTCGCCGTCTTCCTTGACCTTGGCCACCTTGCCGATCACACCGCCCTGTGTGACCACCTGGTCACCGCGGCGCAGGCCGTCCACCATCGCCTGATGCTGTTTCATCTTCTTCTGCTGCGGGCGGATCAGCAGGAAGTACATGATCGCGAAGATCAGGATAAGCGGGAGAAATTGGCCGATTGCGCCAGCGTCCATGGGATATTCCTTCTGTCAAAGCGGCATGGTTTTCATGCCGGAAATTTGCAGCGGAACCTATGCGCTGGACAGGGGGTTTGCAAGGGAACCCTGCCGTCCCGGAGGGGCGGATTTGAGGCCGCAGCCAGTTGCCTGGCAGCCAGAGGCCAAGGAAAGTTCAAACACGACCTGCAGGCGTGCGGAAACTGATTGCAAAACAGTGCGATTCGGCGCTTTGCTTTACCTTGCGCAAGCCGCCAGGCGCGGGGCTTTGCCCCCTCTTTCCGGTCCGGATGGCGGCCCGGCCATTCCTGAAAGAAGGAACAGGCGCATGATGATGGTGCGCTGCTATCTCGCCCCCTCCGCCATCGAAGGGCTGGGCGTTTTTTGCCATGACAACATCACCAAGGGCGACATTGTCTGGCGCTATGACAGGATGCTCGACACCACCTTCCCGGAGAGCAAACTGGACAATGTCGAACCCCATATGAAGGAGTTTCTGGAACGCTACTGCTTCCCGGATCCCTGCCGCCCGGGCTACATGATCCTGCAATGCGACGAAGGGCGGTTCCTGAACCACTCCATGTACCCGAACCTCGATTTTTCCGACGGGGTTTGGGGCCGTGCGCTGGCCAGTATTCCGGCCGGCACGGAACTCACCTTCGACTATGCGGACTTCCTGACCGGAGAGATCCGGATGCAGCCGCCCCGGCATCACGTGCACATGCTGCCGATGGCCGCGGAATAAGAAACTTCAGGCCGGGTCCAGCACCCGGCCCTTTCTTTTCCCGCACCCTGCGGGCTGCGCCCGGCAACCCAGCCTGCACATAGACCCTCTGCCCCTCTTCCCCTTTGTTCACCCTTGCGTCATAGGATGGGCCTACTGATTCAAACACCATTCAACGCTAGGAGAGACTCTCATGCATGACATCCGCGCTATCCGCGAAAATCCTGCCGCATTCGACGCCGCTGTGGCGCGGCGCGGGGATGCGGGCGTGTCATCCGAGATCCTGGCGCTGGATGAGGCGCGCCGGGCCAAGATCCTGGCCGCGGAGACCGCGCAGGCCGAGCAGAACAAGGCCTCCAAGGAAGTCGGCGCTGCCAAGGGCCGCGGCGATGAGGCCGAGTTTGAGCGCCTGCGCGCACTGGTGGCCGAAAAGAAGGCCGAAGTGGCTGCGATGAATACCGAGGCCAAGGAACTGGACCAGCAGTTGACCGATATGCTGATGACCATCCCGAACCTGGCATTTGACGATGTGCCGGATGGCGCGGATGAGGACGACAACGTCGAGATCCGCCGCTGGGGCGAGCCGATAGAGTTGAACTTCGAGGCCAAGGAGCATTTCGAGATCGAAGGCGTGAAGCCCGGCATGGATTTCGAGGTTGCGGCCAAACTCTCGGGCAGCCGTTTCGTGGTGCTGTCCGGCGCGGTTGCCCGCATCCACCGTGCCCTGGCCCAGTTCATGATCAACACCCATGTGGATGAGAACGGCCTGACGGAAACCTGGACCCCAGTGCTGGTGCGCGAAGAGATGATGTATGGCACCGGCCAGCTGCCCAAATTCGGCGAGGACAGCTACAAGACCACCAACGGCTGGTGGCTGGTGCCGACGGCGGAAGTGACGCTGACCAACATCGTGAACGGCCTGACGGTCGAGGAAGGCTACCTGCCGCGCCGCTATGTTGCGCACACCCAGTGCTTCCGGTCTGAGGCCGGCAGCGCGGGCAAGGACACGGCAGGCATGCTGCGCCAGCACCAGTTCGAAAAGGTCGAGATGGTCTCTGTCACCCATCCGGACAAGAGCATCGAGGAGCACGAGCGCATGACCCGCTGCGCCGAGGACATTCTGGAGCGTCTGGGCCTGCCCTACCGCACCATCGTGCTCTGCACCGGCGACATGGGGTTCGGCGCCCGCAAGACCCACGACATCGAGGTCTGGGTGCCCGGTCAGAAAACCTACCGCGAGATTTCCTCGGTCTCGGTCTGCGGCGATTTCCAGGCCCGCCGGATGAACGCGCGGTTCAAGCCTGCCGACGGCGGCAAGCCGCAGTTCGTGCACACGCTGAACGGCTCCGGCCTGGCTGTCGGGCGCTGCCTGATCGCGGTGCTGGAGAACGGCCAGCAGGCGGATGGCTCTGTCAAGCTCCCTGAGGTGCTGGCGCCCTATCTGGGCGGCAAGCTGACCCTGACAGCAGAGGGTAAACTGGTCTGATCCAATACCTCACCCCCAAACAGAGACCGGCGCCACTGGCGCCGGTTTTCTTTTTAAGCAATGGGTTGAAGCTATTTCTTCGGCTTCTTCTTTTTCTTCTCGGAGCCGTTGCCTTCCAGAATAGCCTTGGCCTTGGCCTTTTCCTTCTCGATGGCTTTCTTGGCCTTGGCCTTGACTTTCTTGGCCTTCTTCTTGGCCTTCACCTTGGCCTCGGCAAATTCTTCCATTAACTGAGCGGCTTGGCGTTTGGCCTTCTTTGCCTTGGCCTGTGCCTTGGCGGCTGTCTCCTCCGCCGCCTGAAGCGCAGCTTCCGCAGCAGCAAGCCGGGCGCTCAAATCCTCGCTGGCCGCCTCAGCCGAACCATTATGCGCACGTGCGGCATCCAGCAGCAGCCCGGCGCGGCTGGAGCCGATCCCGGGAATGCTGCGCAGCTGCGGTTCTTCCATTCCGGCCAAGGCTTCGACGGATTGCACGCCGTTTTCATTGAGGATGCGGGACAGTGCCGGCCCGACCCCCTTGAGTTCTGATATTTCGGTCATTCTGCGGTGAGCCTCCCCCTTAGCCCTAAAAGCTGTTTGCCCGTCATTCTTTACAAGAAACGCCTAGGCCGGAAAGGGTACCAGGCATTTTTTCTCCTCATCCCATAGCTTTAATGCCAGGGCCCGCACCGCCTCCGGAAATTTGATCCGCCGCAGTCCCAGTTCCGGCGGCAGGGCATAGTGGCACTGACGCAGCCTGTAGGATGGAATGCGGGCGTTGTAATGGTGGATGTCATGCAGGGTGATGTTGGCCACCGCCATGTCGAAAAACCAGCCGAAGTCCAAACAGGACGATCCCTGCAGCGCCGCCACCTGCGGGTTCAGATCAGGGCGGCGGTCCCAGTAGGTGTCTTCGAAATTGTGCTGTAAATAAACCAGGAACACCCCGATCATGCCGCCGAGGAAGGAGAACGCCAGCCAGATCCAGATGCCGGTCATCCCCGCTGCCCAGTACAGCAGGCCCAGCAAGGCAACGATCACCAGATTATGCAGGACAACCCCGGCAACGCCGAACCGCGTCGTGTTCTTGGGCCAGCGGTAGCGGATGAAATAGGTGAAGGCCGAGCCCAGCGGCACCAGCACAAACGGGTTGCGGTAAAGACGGTAGCCCAACCGCTCCCAGAACCCGGCAGCCTTCCATTCCCGCAGCGTCATGGTGTGGATTTCGCCGGTCTCGCGGTGTTCCAGATTGCCGATGTTGGAATGGTGCAGGTTATGGTTCTGCTTCATCACCTCAAATGGCGCAAAGGTGAAGGGCGACAGCACGTGGCCCGCGATCTCGTTCTGCAGGCGGGTCTCGAAT
It encodes the following:
- a CDS encoding fatty acid desaturase — encoded protein: MDLRAHTRKYTQKDNRLASLSYFGTFAVYFLSLYLAIAFAERWYVMLPAGVVFAFAAVRLYVLQHDTGHHSLFETRLQNEIAGHVLSPFTFAPFEVMKQNHNLHHSNIGNLEHRETGEIHTMTLREWKAAGFWERLGYRLYRNPFVLVPLGSAFTYFIRYRWPKNTTRFGVAGVVLHNLVIVALLGLLYWAAGMTGIWIWLAFSFLGGMIGVFLVYLQHNFEDTYWDRRPDLNPQVAALQGSSCLDFGWFFDMAVANITLHDIHHYNARIPSYRLRQCHYALPPELGLRRIKFPEAVRALALKLWDEEKKCLVPFPA
- a CDS encoding helix-hairpin-helix domain-containing protein; translation: MTEISELKGVGPALSRILNENGVQSVEALAGMEEPQLRSIPGIGSSRAGLLLDAARAHNGSAEAASEDLSARLAAAEAALQAAEETAAKAQAKAKKAKRQAAQLMEEFAEAKVKAKKKAKKVKAKAKKAIEKEKAKAKAILEGNGSEKKKKKPKK
- the serS gene encoding serine--tRNA ligase, whose product is MHDIRAIRENPAAFDAAVARRGDAGVSSEILALDEARRAKILAAETAQAEQNKASKEVGAAKGRGDEAEFERLRALVAEKKAEVAAMNTEAKELDQQLTDMLMTIPNLAFDDVPDGADEDDNVEIRRWGEPIELNFEAKEHFEIEGVKPGMDFEVAAKLSGSRFVVLSGAVARIHRALAQFMINTHVDENGLTETWTPVLVREEMMYGTGQLPKFGEDSYKTTNGWWLVPTAEVTLTNIVNGLTVEEGYLPRRYVAHTQCFRSEAGSAGKDTAGMLRQHQFEKVEMVSVTHPDKSIEEHERMTRCAEDILERLGLPYRTIVLCTGDMGFGARKTHDIEVWVPGQKTYREISSVSVCGDFQARRMNARFKPADGGKPQFVHTLNGSGLAVGRCLIAVLENGQQADGSVKLPEVLAPYLGGKLTLTAEGKLV